From one Borrelia hispanica CRI genomic stretch:
- a CDS encoding phage terminase large subunit family protein, with the protein LTREYVRLRDNMENYFRIAPTRPKTNKHARIVSLLTPFSYNKMHLLDYSSRSVFSDIYSYNGDGKVHDDALDALSAAYLIMSLNYRDRSQHFTKFTFI; encoded by the coding sequence TTGACACGTGAATATGTTAGACTTCGAGATAATATGGAAAATTACTTTAGAATTGCACCAACAAGACCAAAAACAAATAAACATGCAAGAATTGTTTCTTTATTAACACCATTTAGTTATAACAAGATGCATTTATTAGATTATAGTAGTCGTTCTGTATTTAGTGATATTTATTCATATAATGGAGATGGCAAAGTTCATGATGATGCTCTTGATGCATTATCAGCTGCATATTTAATTATGTCTTTAAATTATCGTGATAGAAGTCAACATTTTACTAAATTTACTTTCATTTAG